One Hyphomicrobium sp. CS1GBMeth3 DNA window includes the following coding sequences:
- a CDS encoding YbaK/EbsC family protein, producing the protein MGISLSLQQFLDNRGVNYDVMSHAPTKHSLATAQVCHIPEDNLAKGILLRRRDGYLLAIVPASRKVGLSELGEWLDQPIGLATEEEVTSVFADCEPGSVPPVASAYGLQAVMDDSLEGFEHIYFEGGDHCTLVHVTGREFHRLMSSVPHARFSAPLH; encoded by the coding sequence ATGGGCATCTCACTTTCACTCCAGCAGTTTCTCGACAACCGCGGCGTCAACTACGACGTCATGAGCCACGCGCCTACGAAGCATTCTCTCGCGACAGCGCAGGTGTGTCACATCCCCGAGGACAACCTGGCGAAGGGCATCCTGCTCCGGCGCCGCGATGGCTACCTGCTTGCCATTGTGCCCGCGTCTCGCAAGGTCGGCCTCAGCGAGCTCGGCGAGTGGCTCGATCAGCCAATTGGGCTCGCCACCGAGGAGGAGGTCACAAGCGTGTTTGCTGACTGCGAGCCGGGCTCGGTTCCGCCAGTGGCGAGCGCATATGGGCTCCAGGCAGTCATGGACGACAGCCTCGAAGGCTTCGAGCACATTTACTTCGAGGGCGGAGATCACTGCACGCTGGTGCACGTCACGGGGCGCGAGTTCCACCGGCTGATGTCGAGCGTGCCACACGCCCGGTTCAGCGCG
- a CDS encoding HAMP domain-containing sensor histidine kinase, with product MIRVGFGARLFLIVATALVALQLLLVAGYFLQRSRDTETGFRLPFPDQAAALVELLETTPSDQWPALLRAVNSPDLRVRLDDGPPQGTEAAWFEAPVAALITRRYLAALGDRPVRVTVEASSELFEGPMRALAWASPGSVEIQVGLRSGKSLVIGTGGVLSLSMLGFPPGFWAGLIGFGIAAVTIVMLGREARPLRELADAVDRFNLPDTSEPIADAPRSAPEIRALISAFNRLTERVANLLRTRMMIVGGISHDLRTYAARLRLRAELIPDADERAKAVRDLDDMSRLLSDSLTALEADAKERAEELFDVAPLLEREVDDRRRAGATVSLSVSPEAGAAQVLGDPLAFRRLLANVTDNAVAYGGSAEISAHVNAGTLTISVDDQGPGISPEMRQRVMEPFVRLEASRNRRTGGAGLGLAIAQKAARLNGGTLELRDAPRCGLRALIRLPVFGTAAVGFGTNESS from the coding sequence ATGATCAGGGTAGGCTTCGGCGCGCGCCTCTTTCTCATCGTCGCAACGGCGCTCGTCGCGCTGCAACTGCTGCTCGTTGCCGGCTACTTCCTGCAGCGCAGCCGCGACACGGAAACGGGCTTCCGGCTGCCGTTTCCCGATCAGGCAGCCGCGCTCGTCGAGCTTCTCGAGACGACACCGAGCGACCAGTGGCCGGCATTGCTGCGCGCTGTCAACAGCCCCGACCTGCGGGTCAGGCTCGATGACGGTCCGCCGCAAGGCACGGAGGCGGCATGGTTCGAGGCGCCTGTGGCTGCGCTCATTACACGCAGATACCTTGCGGCGCTTGGCGACAGGCCTGTGCGAGTCACGGTCGAGGCATCCTCGGAGTTATTCGAAGGCCCCATGCGGGCATTGGCGTGGGCGTCTCCCGGCTCGGTCGAGATCCAGGTCGGTCTCAGGTCAGGAAAATCACTCGTAATCGGCACGGGCGGGGTCCTCAGCCTGTCGATGCTCGGATTTCCACCGGGGTTCTGGGCCGGTCTCATCGGATTCGGGATTGCGGCCGTCACCATTGTCATGCTGGGCCGGGAAGCCCGTCCACTGCGCGAGCTGGCCGACGCCGTCGACAGGTTCAACCTGCCGGACACGTCGGAGCCGATTGCGGATGCGCCGCGCAGCGCTCCGGAGATCCGGGCGCTGATATCCGCCTTCAACCGCCTCACCGAGCGCGTGGCCAACCTGCTCAGGACGCGCATGATGATTGTGGGCGGCATCTCGCACGATCTCAGGACCTATGCGGCGCGCCTGCGCCTCAGGGCGGAGCTGATACCGGATGCGGACGAGCGCGCCAAGGCCGTGCGCGATCTCGACGACATGAGCCGCCTGTTGAGCGACTCGCTGACGGCGCTCGAAGCCGACGCGAAGGAGCGCGCGGAGGAGCTCTTCGACGTTGCCCCGCTCCTCGAGCGCGAGGTGGACGATCGGCGCCGCGCGGGCGCGACCGTGTCGCTCAGCGTGTCGCCAGAGGCTGGCGCGGCTCAGGTGCTGGGCGATCCGCTGGCATTCCGGAGGCTTCTTGCCAACGTAACCGACAACGCCGTCGCATACGGCGGGTCGGCCGAGATATCCGCGCATGTTAACGCCGGCACGCTGACCATCTCCGTCGACGATCAGGGTCCCGGCATCTCACCCGAGATGCGTCAACGCGTAATGGAGCCTTTCGTCCGCCTTGAGGCATCCCGCAATCGCCGCACAGGCGGAGCTGGCCTGGGTCTCGCGATCGCACAGAAGGCGGCGCGGCTCAATGGCGGCACGCTCGAGCTTCGCGACGCGCCGCGCTGCGGCTTGCGCGCGCTGATCCGACTGCCTGTATTCGGGACTGCGGCGGTGGGGTTCGGTACAAATGAATCGAGTTGA
- a CDS encoding response regulator translates to MLGASDAVIAVVEDDEEIHRLVRDLLVREGFAVEVADSGAALDQLLARCRPDLVILDLMLPGEDGLSICRRLRSSGNLPILMLTAKSDPVDRIVGLEMGADDYLGKPFNPRELLARVRALLRRARGVAEAERTRRYGFSGFIIDLDARQLATEGGSPIMLTSAEFELLACFVQRPRRVLSRDQLLDWTRGRNSDPYDRAIDMTISRLRKKIGSVAPEIEFITTVRNNGYLFVPHVKQLGP, encoded by the coding sequence ATGTTGGGCGCTTCTGATGCAGTTATTGCCGTCGTCGAGGACGACGAGGAGATCCATCGCCTCGTGCGTGATCTCCTCGTCCGCGAGGGATTTGCCGTTGAGGTTGCCGATAGCGGCGCAGCGCTCGATCAGCTTCTCGCACGCTGCCGTCCCGATCTCGTGATCCTCGATCTCATGCTGCCTGGAGAGGACGGGCTGTCGATCTGCCGCCGGCTTCGCAGCAGCGGCAATCTGCCGATCCTGATGCTCACTGCGAAATCGGATCCGGTGGATCGCATCGTCGGCCTCGAGATGGGCGCCGACGACTATCTCGGCAAACCCTTCAATCCGCGCGAGCTTCTTGCTCGGGTTCGCGCGCTCTTGCGCCGCGCACGCGGCGTTGCCGAGGCGGAGCGCACGCGGCGCTACGGCTTCTCGGGGTTCATTATCGATCTCGATGCGCGCCAGCTCGCGACGGAGGGCGGAAGCCCGATCATGCTCACCTCGGCGGAGTTCGAGCTCCTGGCCTGTTTCGTTCAGCGCCCCCGTCGCGTCCTGTCGCGCGATCAGCTCCTGGACTGGACACGGGGCCGCAACTCCGATCCCTACGATCGCGCCATCGACATGACCATCTCGCGTCTGCGAAAGAAGATTGGCTCGGTTGCGCCCGAGATCGAGTTCATCACGACCGTGCGCAACAACGGGTATCTGTTCGTCCCGCACGTGAAACAGCTCGGGCCATGA
- a CDS encoding cysteine rich repeat-containing protein, translated as MTMKFHLALALSLAAMLMVALVISASASDMGLTRQRAIAAACHWDYRYRCSNAPIENGLRCLMHHRVELSPPCARTLIVVNAIDACRTDMYRLCGAIVPGAGRIAACLRSNADRVSGDCARVLHVGWLPQPATVPLPGGFGSEIEALKGPLK; from the coding sequence ATGACGATGAAATTTCACCTTGCACTGGCCCTTTCGCTCGCCGCCATGCTCATGGTTGCGCTTGTGATATCGGCATCCGCCTCGGATATGGGCCTCACGCGTCAGCGGGCCATCGCGGCCGCGTGCCACTGGGACTATAGGTACCGTTGCTCCAACGCACCCATCGAAAACGGGCTGCGCTGTCTCATGCATCATCGCGTCGAGCTCAGCCCGCCGTGCGCACGCACACTCATTGTCGTCAACGCCATCGATGCGTGTCGTACGGACATGTATCGCCTTTGCGGCGCCATCGTTCCCGGCGCCGGGAGGATCGCCGCCTGCCTACGCTCGAATGCGGATCGTGTCAGCGGGGACTGCGCGCGTGTCCTGCATGTGGGCTGGTTACCGCAACCCGCTACGGTGCCTCTGCCGGGAGGGTTCGGCAGCGAGATCGAGGCCCTGAAGGGTCCCTTGAAGTAG